The following are encoded in a window of Trueperaceae bacterium genomic DNA:
- a CDS encoding NAD(P)-dependent oxidoreductase, translating into MSFASVAELEAKLAEPSPRLVEDMRRVEGDLLVLGAGGKMGPSLAMLARNALDAAGRRAAVTAVSRFSDEAVARRLEGAGVRVVRADLLDEAQLAALPDAPNVVYMAAMKFGTTGQEHRTWAMNTYLPGRVAERFRDARIVAFSSGNVYPLTPLTSGAPTEDDPVGPVGEYAWSVLGRERLFHHFSLQHGTQVALLRLNYAVEMRYGVLVDIALAVRDGRPVDVSMGHVNVIWQGDANEVALRALLHCDSPPRVINVTGPETASVRRLALRLGERLGREPVFAGEEQGSALLNDASRAHALFGYPRVALNTMVDWVADWVAGDGETLGKPTKFQVRTGEF; encoded by the coding sequence ATGTCGTTCGCTTCCGTCGCGGAGCTAGAGGCGAAGCTGGCGGAGCCCTCGCCGCGGCTCGTGGAGGACATGCGAAGGGTCGAGGGCGACCTGCTCGTCCTCGGCGCCGGCGGCAAGATGGGTCCCAGCCTGGCGATGCTGGCGCGGAACGCGCTCGACGCCGCCGGCAGGCGCGCCGCGGTCACCGCCGTCTCGCGGTTCTCCGACGAGGCCGTGGCCCGCCGCCTGGAGGGCGCCGGCGTGAGGGTCGTGAGGGCCGACCTGTTGGACGAGGCGCAGCTCGCCGCCCTGCCGGACGCGCCGAACGTCGTCTACATGGCGGCCATGAAGTTCGGCACGACCGGCCAGGAGCACCGCACCTGGGCGATGAACACCTACCTGCCCGGCCGCGTGGCCGAGCGCTTCAGGGACGCGCGCATCGTGGCGTTCTCGAGCGGCAACGTCTACCCGCTGACCCCGCTGACCTCCGGCGCGCCCACCGAGGACGACCCCGTAGGACCGGTGGGCGAGTACGCCTGGTCGGTCCTCGGGCGCGAGCGCCTGTTCCACCACTTCTCGCTGCAGCACGGCACCCAGGTCGCGCTGCTGAGGCTGAACTACGCCGTCGAGATGCGCTACGGCGTGCTCGTGGACATCGCGCTGGCCGTGCGCGACGGTCGGCCGGTGGACGTCTCGATGGGCCACGTGAACGTGATCTGGCAGGGCGACGCCAACGAGGTCGCCCTGCGCGCGCTGCTGCACTGCGACTCGCCGCCGCGGGTCATCAACGTCACCGGGCCCGAGACCGCCTCGGTGCGCCGGCTCGCCCTGCGCCTGGGCGAGCGCCTGGGCAGGGAGCCCGTGTTCGCCGGCGAGGAGCAGGGCAGCGCGCTCCTCAACGACGCCTCGCGGGCCCACGCGCTGTTCGGCTACCCGCGCGTCGCGCTGAACACGATGGTCGACTGGGTGGCCGACTGGGTCGCCGGGGACGGCGAGACCCTCGGCAAGCCCACGAAGTTCCAGGTGCGGACGGGCGAGTTCTGA